In the genome of Arvicola amphibius chromosome 2, mArvAmp1.2, whole genome shotgun sequence, the window cttCAGGAGCATTTGAAGGCTCAGGACTGAAGGGGCCATGCATAGAAATTGAGGCTCGGCATCATGAAGAGAGCCAGTGAGGTTGTCACTGAAAGTGCAGCCCAGTCGCAGCAAGGGACCCCAGCATCTTGGAGATGCCAGCACCATGAGAAGATCACGAACAACAGTAGCTGCAGCGGGGTGGAGTCAGCCAGAGTGCGGAAGATGGACTGTGTGTACTGCAGAGGGCAGAACCGGATGAGGAACCCAAACCCTTTGGAGGCGACCAGAAGATAGTGAGTGAATCTCAGATAATTAATCGTacattgagttatttacactgttggagtttggttttgctttcttcagATTGTGCGGGTGCCCTGGTTTTTCTCTCTTGAAGAacgtatttaatttaattttgacttttaacGGAGGCCACAGATGAAAGACTTGTACTTTTAAAGGAGATTGAATATTTTcgtttattgattctttgtggactTTACATCATCCTGATCCCACTtatttccccatctcctcccatctgTCCTCGGCCCTTGCTGCCTCCCCCTCAAAAGCTGTCTGTAGTGTGGTCCCTTGAGTCatagtttaccctttagtccattctTCTTGTCTTGCAAGTGTTCGCTCCCTTGTGGTCACTGCCCAGGTGATCTCTCCAGCAGTGCCTCCACCAGCTTACCCAGTGCTGCCTGCTTCATGGAGACGGAGCAGGGCCAGCTCTGCTCTCAGGTCCTCAGATCTGGGTCACCCAGacatcaccagggccagctctatagtgttgcccaggcaaggtcCAGGGCCCTCCCTCCCAGTTGCTGTAAAGGGCATatggtggggagagggggaaaatCAGCTCTTCAGAACTCATGCCCTCAAGGTTGGCTGGCTTGTGCCCCTGGCAACAGAGTCAGCTGAGACTGCTGCCCACGTGGGGTATAGggctgtgtgtgctgctgtgtgctgcagctggCGAGGGGCGGGGCTAGTTATCTCACTCTCATAACCCCGGGGCCAGCTCTCAGCTGTCACAGGAGGTaatgggtgggggcaggaggacaTCTTTTGGTCACCCATGCCACCACCTGACAGAAGAGGGggtcagggtcagctctactgctCTCTCACCCTCAGGGCCATCTTACCAGCATTCCCCAGTAAGATCTACTGTGCTGCctgtggggagggggaatggTAGGGCCATCTTTCCCAAGTGCAGGGGCGAACTCTCCCCTGAGGGGATAaggccagctctccagctgcAGTATCCAGTGAGGGTGGGACCAACCAGGGACAGTGGGTGGGGCTGGCCCAACACAGCATGACTCCAGTGAGCACCTGTGCTAACATGGGCCGTGGACTTaatcacagaccccagctgcaggaAGACCATGGACTCAGATACAGCCCTGggcagcagctcaggcccagaTGTCATCATGGCCCAGAAGCAACACAGAGCACCCAGGTCGGTATAGCCCTAATGGTAGCATGAGTCTCAGACCCTGGGCATCTGCTGAGCTCTTTTGGTAACAGAAGTCacagacatcaactcagaccctggctattccagggccacagacccagacatggcccttagtAGCAGCCctggcccagatgtcaccatgggcCCAGGTTGTCGTGCAGGTCACTCAGATCATCAGTAtgcatccccaccccacccacgcGTGGCAGTATGGCCCTCAGaaatcaacatggcctcaggtgacaACCCAGAACCCCGACAATGACTCTGTTTTCGATGTTCTCATAAGGtacagacatcaacacagtcCCTGGGTCTGGCAGGGCATGGACCCAGACTTGGCCCTCAGCCACAGCCTTGGTCCAGATGATACCATGGCCCCTGCAGCAGCATGGGCCAGGGATGGGCAGGATCAGCTCTGTATCTCTCATGGTCTCAAGGCCGGCTCACCAGTGCTGCTGACAGCTGGGTCAGCTGAGCGTGGTGCCCAGGTCGGGTACAGGGCTCACTCTGCTGTGTGCTGCATGGTGAGGGACCATGACTGAGGCTCCCCAGCAGATAAAAGGAGGATTAATTAAGGATGGGGCTTTAAATaagtacagaattttaaaaagggaaaaaggagatTTTTGTGTACTAACCTACAGGGTCATGGGAAGAATCTGTGCAATTAGTAATAGAATGTTTTTTAAAGGCAGTGCGGTCCCTGGGCTGTAGAGTTCAGGGTGGGAACAGGATGTAGAGATCTCTCGTGGTTGCTTCCTGCTGATATGGGGCAGAGTTGGGGGTCTTGTCTTGAAGGCTGGAACACAGTGGAAACCCGGGAAGATCAGGCTGTTTCCAACTCTGTAAGACAGGCAGGCAGCTTTGGGGCCATCTGTGTCTGGAGAACAAGCAATAGATCCTCCTAGAGTGAGGGGGCGGGGCGTAGAGGAGCTGCCAGGACAGCTGCAGTGGTCAGAGGAAGAGAAGACTGGAACACTTCTAAAATGATTATAAATCTGCTGGAATAAGTAGATGTTAATGGCAGAGCGTGAAGTTAAGGAATCCTAAAGAGGAAGCTTTTTCTCTTGGGTGCACACTTGGAATTTTGAAGTGCAAGGTTTTGGCAGATGAGAGAGGGCattccaggccagggagagaaggacagtcctctcccttctccccaaagAAATAAGCAGGGGAGAAGACAAACTGTAGACAAGTAATACACATTTGAGTTCATTTTCCCTGTGATGATGTGGTGGATAGAGACTGATCTCTTGAAGCTCGTAAGAACCTTATAAACACAAGGTTCTTATGAGCTCATAAAACCTAAGAGGCAAAAATGTCAGATATATGACATTATTAGTATTTGTGGTCTATATTGAGATCCATGTTGTAGAAGAGGCAAAGTGACTCATTTTTTGAGTCATAGTAGAAGTTTggaaacctaaaaataattttgattaaaaGCAGTAATATCCACATCCTTGTTTAGAAGACTGTATGTATGTAAATTAAAGAGCTATCCCCATCATAATcagaatttatttatgttttagtttttccagacagagtttctctgtagctttggaacctgtcctggaactagccctttagaccaggctgtccctgaactcacagagatccgcctgccactgcctcccgagtgtgtgccaccaccgctcagctaaAATCAGgagaatttttacattttatatttaaaaaataaagggaatatGAAATACTAAGCTTGTGACTAGACAGTATATCTAGCCTTGGTTTTATAGATGTTGAATTTAggttttgagattatttttggaAAGGAGTAATTTGGAGAATTGACCTTGTCTTTTTAGTAGATTAAGGAAGGCACTTGACTCCaaagtatacataattaaaattgagCCTTAGCAGAAACTAGAACATGGCATAGTTTTGCTTATATGAGaggtttaaacattttaaatggtagGGATATAAGTAAGGAATTATTCATATCaataatatgtttataaatagtttaaaatatataagagaatatattcaaataatctttgaatatattttaataaaatttaaatatttgtcaaTAATCTGTATTTTGAATTCTTAATAGCTTATAATTTAAGTAAATTTGTAGTAAGTTGTATAGTTTATAGTTAAAGTAAATTATCTttaacagtttattttttatctgaatttattatatatgtatatatattgtatgttatataaatatatattatacatgtatacacatataaaataatattacagTAATTAAATAAGTCATCCAAACAATTTAGATAATTAATCATTAggctgtatttcttaattatctttaatAGTTTATGATTTAAGTAaagttattgtttatagtttataAGTCTTACAGGCTTGAAACTTTGATCTTTATCGCTGCTAAATTTAgcctaataaataataatgaagttATTTTAATGTGGAGGCAAAGGCTCTCAACCAGAAGTACAATATATAAGGAGATTTTTAATCAGAAATACAATATACAAGAAGATTGGTAATGATGAATCCTTTATAATGTATCATGAGTCAAATCAGGCATAGTAGAAAGATCAAAACAGCTGCTCTGGGGTGAAGAAGGGGAAAAAGTGTATTTTAAACTGTTATGAAGATAACAGCGGATATGTAAATTCAGGTATTTATTAAGGAGACAAACACAGCTGAAGCTGAAGAAAGAGCTAAGAAATTTTTTGGAATAAGATAAAAAGCAAGCAGTAGCAGCGTGCCTTTTAAGGCTGGCGGGCTGGGAGGCCCAGGAAGTGCAGGAAAGTATCAGGCTACTGAGATCTAAGCCAGTGAAAGGAGCCAGGAGCTGGAGTGTggggcagagacacagtcacgcGGGAGAGTGTAGGCGATTAGACACAGAGAGTAGGCTTTATGAATCAATGTTTCTGCAGTCCACTGGGACGTTTCCAAGTAAACCAAGAAGCCCTGTAAAATTTTTACAAATCACGGAGACAGTATCCTGTCTCCAGGATTTGGTCTTGGATGGGTAACCGGAAGTTCCTGCACGTGGCcacgtaatttttttttttttttttttgtaaacaaacCAGATGCTGGGATAGCCTCATCCGTAAAGAGCGAAAAGCAGATTTTTAGTGTAGGAAGATAGGAAGAAAAGCTGTAGGAATAGTTTATGGAATGTTGGGAAGTCATCATTTGAGTTTTTAAAGCAGCTGAAATAGTCTTTTCTCACAACCCATTGTCATCCTGTCAGGGAAATTTGCTCTGTTATTTAAAGGAGGAGCACCTGGGCTCCAGGGCTCCTGGCTGCAAGGCAGTTTCCGAGTTTAAAAAGCTCGAGTTTAACCGTTTAGCTTCCAGTGAGTTGTAGTAAAGAAAGCCTATCTGGACAGGCAGGGATCTGAGCTGCCAGCCCGTAAGACTGAGGGAGACCTTGGCAGATGTTATGTTATTGACCCTTGTTTACATTCTCAGGCAGTCCTGTTGAACGCTTAGTTAGAAGTGAACAAAGAACGCCAATTAGGATAGGAAAGAGAGCATTGAAAGAGGGTTGGTGGGAAAAGATTGCTCATCTTTAACAAAGCATTAAGTTCCTTTGAACCAGTAACATTCCACTGGTGAGGACTCTTTAAAGAGCTGTCAATTCGAAAGGGTCTCTGGGACACTTCCAGAAGGGTCCTTTGGGGGGCAGGCAGTTAGGGGATTTTTCTTTGCTCACTGCCTACTAGATTCCAGCATCTCGGGTTTTGTAGCAACCTTCTTGGTGAGATCTTACTATGGCTGATTGATTAGGGAGACCTCAAATATGTTCCCCCATGAAAAGCTGTCTCTGCCAGGACAGTTTCCAAAAATTATCTTTCTGATAATCCTGTTCAGATGCCAAAATATCAAGGTTTATGTAGGGTGCCAACCCACTAAACCTCTCAGGATCCAAAAGTAACACTATGGCAAGTGAAAGGTAGTTTTAAAAGGTCTGAAGGGAAACGAAACAGCTCATGAACATCTTGTCATCATGTCCCCTTAGTTTTCAAACATTCTCCCCAATGCTCTCTCTCGATGTTCTCAATGCTCTCTCGATGATCTCTCAGTCCCACAAGGGACAGTTGATACACGCAGACAGGCACAATTAGCAGTTCCACAGGCAGTAATAATGGTACTAAGGATGCCTTTCACAGAACCACGAAAACCAAGAATTCTGACAAAGCAGGTGCCAGTTAGCTTACTACTGTCTCAGAGGGGGCCTGACGGTGGAGCTCCCTGGGAGATACCAGGATGGTTAATTAAGGATGGGGCTTTACGTCCTTAACTCAGTGGCATAAATTTTATCCCTAGGGTCCACATCTCACAGCCGGGGAAGTATGTGAACAGTAGGGAAGAATCATGGTTTGGCATCTACAGAGCCAGAAACTGTTCTATGGAAAGTCTTTCCAGTGAGCAGTCATCCAGATGTTGACAAGAAGACCAAGCTTTCGTTAGTGTCTGGCCCAAATGGAAGTTCTCCCCTGTTATCATGTACCACAGATTCAGTCATGATGAATGCTACCAGGAGAACACGGCAGACATATTAGCTTGTGGGCATCTTCAGTTCAATATTTAAGATCATGCACCGCACCAAAAATTTGGAGTTCtttggaattttgttgttgttcatattTTGAAGAAAACATAGCATCTCCAAATTTTGtcataaattataataattaaacgTATTATTGATTTAATTACTAAAGGATGGGGCTTTAAATCAGTACAGAATTTTAAGAAGGGGAACAAAGTGGGGAGGGTTGTGTACTAACTACATTTCTTAAGTGTGACTGGTTAAGCTAGAAGGTTATCATTGATAACCATAgagataaagggaagaaaaactgCAATGTTGTGTATTCTCTGAGTACTTCTATTCTTGCAGCAACTGAACACAGCATTTGTGGTAGCCATGGTAACCAGCACAACTTCTACTCAGTTCCTGTCTTTTGAGGTTCTTACATGGTCTATTTGCAAGGCTCCTCTCCTTGTTGGATAATTGTGGGGGGCTAACTTTATGTAGATTTCactatgagaacaaaggtttCTTTGAGTGAATACTCTCACACCAGGGCCCCACagttttgggaaaaaaatcatccagttACCAGTACAGAAAGAAGTAATACCCAATAATTAATAGGGTTTATCTGGAATGAATCCCACTATGGAAAGGAGAGTGCTATGAACAAGAGTTCTACAGAAATGACAACTATTCAAAAGACAGGTCTGAAAGCCTTGCAAATTAGGTGTTAGTCTAGAGACTGTCAACTGTACTCTCACTGTATAATGCTTGGACCGCAGCAGGAAAGAAGTCAAATATAGAATTCATACAAGAGAAATGTGTGTGCTTGGGTTACGTGTCTCAGTACAGTTATATTTCCAGGTACATTCATttgcttgtaatttttttttggaaaatgttagcatttaattGGCTTCCCTTGAATGGCTTCAAACCACCAGAACACAGGCACCTCCAACACCCTTTATcttctcttcagctcttctgcTGAAAAATTTGGCTTTCCCGATGACAGGCTGCTTAGGGagctttcccttccccagaactTTGTAGTAGCCCAATCGCACAACATCAGTGATGGGAGCAACTCCGGTCTTGTTCTTGGCAGCATTGACCCGGGTCAGCTCACTGACCAGCGTCCACAGTTTATCCAGGTTGACAGTCGGACAGAAGCTCTGGTTCCTCTTTAAGTGGTAATGCCTCATACCAACTTTCCCAAAGTAACCTGGATGATATTTGTCGAAGTTGATcctgtgatgatgcatgcctccAGCGTTCCCGTGTCCTCCTGGATACTTGTGATGTTCACCGATGTGGCCAAGGCCGTGGCTCACGTGGCCCCGGAGTTTCAGGGTCTTCCTCAGTCTGGATGGCATGGCggtggcagaaaggaaagagcttgcttgtaaattttatttcagtttttctcatTGCGGAAGGGGAAACATTGTGCTTGTGTGCCACATCTCCATCTTGTGGACATCAGCTGATGGAGATCCAGGCTGATTCTTTTGCTGGCTATTGGAACAGGAGCAGCAATGATGACTGTGCATGTATCTGCTGTAGTGTATGATATGTATTATATGCTGCAGTGTATTATATGTGGAGAAATGGATAGCTTGATGAAATagtatttttacttttctctctgtgAAGCAAGCTCACATTGATTTGCTTGTTAATTTTAGCAGTTTAAACTCCCACAAACAGTGAGTAAGCATTCACTTTTACACACATCGCTGATAGGGTTTGAAGTCTTCAGGCTTCCACTGCTACTTTTTACCTTCTTACCTATATCCTAACCTTGTTGACATCtattttattgttgctattaAGTAAtcaaacaaacctttaaaatttacttttattattggGACATTTACCTTTAAgtgatgtatttttatcatatctaGTGCTTACATCCCCAGTACAcctaattcttaatttttttaaatttattttccactGAGTTCAGTAAGTGCtgtccacatgtgtgtgaacaGATACTAGAACACTGGCTACATACTAGTGGCCATATCCCTGAAGAAAATAACTTGCCTTTCCCCGAGACCATCAACTGCCAAAGCCTTTGTAGCTAGCTGTGTCTTCATGAGGACCAATCCCATTCTGCCTAGTAATTTCACTGACATAATCTAATGTGTTTAGGGGATTTTAGAATTTGatacaaatattttagaatatttctgTGAAATTGAGCTCCTTCTTGATGATAGCATTCATTCCCCTTGTGTCCTTGTCCATTGACCTTCCATAAAATGATGTTAATATTTAGCATAgacaattattaattttttaactgATATAGTATTTAGTCAATAAGAAATCAGTTGTTTGCAATGGAATAAATTAGTTATGCtgtaaagtattaaaataatatttctaagaaaaatattaaccTATAACATTAAAAAGTAATACTGATAGCCAATCTATCCATGCCCTCCTCTTAAATAACTGGTTTTTCCAAGTTCTGATCTTGTCCAATTAAacgaaagttaaaaaaaaaagtagttttaatCTCAAGCTGGGGGTGTCCATCGGCCTCTTTACAGGTTTACCAGTTATCAGATTAACCCCTaagtctgtctctccctccagccctctcCTTACCACGTGATCACTCCCATTCCCATTCCTGCTTGTCTTCAGTCCACATGCAAAATATGCTCTATTTGTGTTTCCCAGGAAGGACCATTCATCCTGTTAGAGACACCCTTGTTTCTGAGCCTTTAAGTGgat includes:
- the LOC119806440 gene encoding 60S ribosomal protein L27a-like, with product MPSRLRKTLKLRGHVSHGLGHIGEHHKYPGGHGNAGGMHHHRINFDKYHPGYFGKVGMRHYHLKRNQSFCPTVNLDKLWTLVSELTRVNAAKNKTGVAPITDVVRLGYYKVLGKGKLPKQPVIGKAKFFSRRAEEKIKGVGGACVLVV